The following are encoded in a window of Ensifer adhaerens genomic DNA:
- a CDS encoding tartrate dehydrogenase, with product MREYKIAAIPADGIGPEVIAAGLQVLEALEKRSGDFKIHSETFDWGSDYYKKHGVMMPADGLETLKKFDAIYFGAVGAPDVPDHITLWGLRLPICQGFDQYANVRPTKILPGITPPLRNCGPGDLDWVIVRENSEGEYSGHGGRAHKGLPEEVGTEVAIFTRVGVTRIMRYAFKLAQSRPRKLLTVVTKSNAQRHGMVMWDEIAAEVSKEFPDVTWDKMLVDAMTVRMTLRPESLDTIVATNLHADILSDLAGALAGSLGVAPTANIDPERRFPSMFEPIHGSAFDITGKGIANPIATFWTAAQMLEHLGEKDAATRLMTAVERVTEAGILTPDVGGTATTQQVTDAVCEAIAGSNILVAAE from the coding sequence ATGCGCGAATACAAAATTGCAGCGATACCGGCCGACGGAATTGGCCCGGAAGTGATCGCAGCGGGTCTTCAGGTCCTTGAGGCGCTGGAGAAGCGTAGCGGCGACTTCAAGATCCACTCCGAAACCTTTGACTGGGGCTCGGATTACTACAAAAAACATGGCGTCATGATGCCGGCCGATGGTTTGGAGACACTCAAGAAGTTCGACGCAATCTACTTTGGTGCGGTTGGTGCGCCGGATGTCCCCGATCACATCACGCTCTGGGGCCTGCGTCTTCCAATCTGCCAGGGCTTTGACCAGTATGCCAACGTCCGACCGACCAAGATACTCCCAGGAATTACTCCGCCGCTGCGCAACTGCGGGCCAGGCGACCTGGACTGGGTCATCGTTCGAGAAAATTCCGAAGGCGAATACTCGGGCCACGGCGGTCGCGCCCACAAGGGGCTGCCGGAGGAAGTTGGCACCGAGGTTGCCATCTTCACACGCGTCGGCGTTACCCGCATTATGCGCTACGCCTTCAAACTCGCCCAGTCGCGGCCGCGCAAGCTCTTGACCGTCGTCACCAAGTCGAACGCGCAGCGGCATGGCATGGTCATGTGGGACGAGATCGCTGCCGAAGTTTCGAAGGAATTCCCGGATGTGACCTGGGACAAGATGCTAGTCGACGCGATGACGGTGCGCATGACCCTGAGGCCGGAAAGTCTTGACACCATTGTAGCGACCAACCTGCATGCCGACATCCTGTCGGATCTCGCCGGCGCCCTTGCTGGTTCCCTCGGCGTCGCACCGACTGCCAATATCGACCCGGAGCGTCGCTTCCCATCAATGTTCGAGCCGATTCACGGCTCAGCTTTCGACATCACCGGCAAGGGCATCGCCAACCCCATCGCCACCTTCTGGACGGCCGCCCAGATGCTCGAACATCTCGGAGAAAAAGACGCTGCGACAAGACTGATGACGGCTGTCGAACGCGTCACCGAGGCAGGCATCCTCACCCCTGATGTCGGCGGCACCGCCACCACACAGCAGGTGACCGATGCCGTTTGCGAGGCGATCGCCGGCTCAAACATCCTCGTTGCTGCCGAATGA
- a CDS encoding MFS transporter — translation MTSDRETRVLRKITWRIVPFIMVLYLIAFIDRVNIGFASLTMNQDLGFSSTVFGVGAGIFFLGYFLFEVPSNLILHKVGARIWIARVMITWGLVSGAMALVQGTTSFYTLRFLLGVAEAGFFPGIILYLSYWFPARRRAAVTAMFMAAAPLATAIGSPISGALLEMHGIWGLAGWQWMFIIEAVPAVIFGVVVLFFLTDRPEKAKWLTDDERAWLVKTMEQEQAGKVKASHGIWAGLADVRVLALSLIYFGTSAGLYTLGIWAPQIIKSFGLSSFHVGLINSIPAVFAVIGMIVWARHSDRTGERTWHVVGACLLAAAGLVFATGATTVFAVMIALTLVNIGISASKPPLWSMPTMFLSGPAAAAGIATINSLGNLGGFVGPSMIGWIKDTTGSFAGGLYFVAALLVISAVVTLILARGASREATRTASIQH, via the coding sequence TTGACGAGCGACCGGGAGACGCGCGTATTGCGCAAAATCACATGGCGCATCGTGCCATTCATCATGGTTCTCTACCTGATCGCGTTCATCGATCGCGTGAACATCGGCTTCGCGTCTTTGACGATGAACCAGGACCTTGGATTTTCATCGACCGTCTTCGGCGTGGGCGCGGGCATCTTTTTTCTCGGCTACTTTCTTTTCGAGGTGCCGTCGAACCTCATTCTCCACAAAGTCGGCGCCCGCATCTGGATTGCCCGGGTGATGATTACTTGGGGCCTGGTATCGGGCGCGATGGCGCTGGTCCAAGGCACGACGAGCTTCTACACCCTGCGCTTCTTGCTGGGCGTGGCCGAAGCTGGGTTCTTCCCAGGCATCATTCTTTATCTGAGCTATTGGTTTCCTGCGCGTCGCCGAGCGGCTGTCACCGCGATGTTTATGGCAGCTGCTCCGCTTGCAACAGCCATCGGGTCGCCTATTTCTGGCGCCCTTCTCGAGATGCATGGCATCTGGGGCCTGGCCGGCTGGCAGTGGATGTTCATCATCGAAGCTGTTCCGGCGGTAATCTTCGGTGTCGTCGTATTGTTTTTCCTGACGGACCGACCGGAAAAGGCAAAGTGGCTTACCGACGACGAGCGTGCTTGGCTTGTGAAGACCATGGAGCAGGAACAGGCCGGCAAGGTGAAGGCAAGCCACGGCATCTGGGCAGGGCTCGCTGATGTAAGGGTCCTTGCACTTTCGCTCATCTACTTTGGCACGTCAGCAGGTCTCTACACGCTCGGAATCTGGGCACCACAGATCATCAAGAGCTTTGGCCTTTCGTCTTTCCACGTTGGTTTGATCAATTCCATTCCAGCTGTTTTTGCTGTGATCGGCATGATTGTCTGGGCACGCCATTCCGACAGGACCGGCGAACGCACTTGGCACGTTGTCGGTGCCTGTCTGCTGGCTGCCGCGGGCCTTGTCTTTGCAACCGGTGCGACGACTGTGTTTGCCGTGATGATCGCCCTGACGCTTGTGAACATCGGGATCAGCGCCTCCAAGCCGCCGCTGTGGAGCATGCCGACGATGTTCCTCTCAGGCCCGGCCGCAGCCGCTGGTATCGCCACCATCAATTCATTGGGCAACCTCGGCGGCTTCGTCGGCCCCTCGATGATCGGCTGGATCAAGGACACGACAGGGAGTTTTGCCGGTGGTCTCTACTTCGTCGCGGCACTGCTCGTGATTTCGGCAGTGGTCACTCTGATCCTTGCTCGCGGGGCCTCCCGCGAGGCCACTCGGACGGCTTCCATTCAACATTGA
- a CDS encoding Gfo/Idh/MocA family protein, with translation MRYRAVLCGCGAMAKGWLRALTESELLRVKVEIVGLVDLDQATAEALATEFNLGGIVIGTDLPTVLRESRADLLFDIVVPAARRAVVAAGLAHGCHVLSEKPMAASLGEARELRRLAAAASRIHAIVQNRRFISGVRRIRRLIESLVLGELTALHCDFFLGPHFGGFREQMDNVLLLDMAIHTFDAARFMSGKDPLAVYCHEYNPKGSWYRHGAAANAIFEFSDNVAFTYRGSWCAEGANTSWESAWRITGSKGTLLWDGGDRFDAKVVTGQEGFMRTVEPVAVPDTEDLADTNGHASVIENFIRAIDAGTVPETDGSDNIKSLAMVFGAIDSARDGKRVTIAA, from the coding sequence GTGCGATACAGGGCCGTTTTGTGCGGGTGCGGAGCTATGGCCAAAGGCTGGCTGAGGGCGCTGACGGAGAGCGAACTTCTTCGCGTGAAAGTCGAGATTGTTGGCCTCGTCGATCTCGACCAGGCGACTGCTGAGGCGCTCGCTACCGAATTTAACCTTGGCGGGATCGTTATCGGAACGGACCTGCCGACCGTGCTTCGCGAGAGCCGCGCAGATCTTTTGTTCGACATCGTCGTTCCGGCCGCACGTCGTGCGGTGGTGGCCGCCGGACTTGCGCATGGTTGCCACGTTTTGAGTGAGAAGCCCATGGCCGCCTCGCTCGGCGAGGCACGCGAATTGCGTCGACTTGCTGCAGCGGCCTCGCGGATCCATGCGATCGTTCAAAACCGTCGCTTCATCAGCGGTGTTCGGCGCATACGCCGCCTCATCGAGTCGCTCGTTCTCGGTGAGCTGACGGCGTTGCATTGCGACTTTTTCCTCGGCCCGCATTTCGGAGGATTTCGCGAGCAGATGGACAATGTCTTGCTGCTCGACATGGCCATCCACACCTTCGATGCAGCGCGCTTCATGTCGGGCAAGGACCCGCTCGCGGTCTATTGCCACGAATACAATCCCAAGGGCTCCTGGTATCGCCATGGCGCGGCCGCCAATGCGATCTTCGAGTTCTCCGACAATGTCGCCTTCACCTATCGCGGTTCCTGGTGCGCTGAGGGTGCCAACACCAGTTGGGAGAGCGCGTGGCGCATCACCGGTTCGAAGGGCACCTTGCTTTGGGATGGCGGCGATCGCTTTGACGCCAAAGTCGTTACGGGTCAGGAGGGCTTCATGCGCACCGTTGAACCGGTTGCGGTGCCCGATACCGAAGATCTCGCCGATACGAACGGGCATGCCAGCGTGATCGAGAATTTCATCCGCGCGATCGACGCGGGAACCGTGCCGGAAACCGACGGCAGCGACAACATCAAGAGCCTTGCCATGGTCTTCGGCGCGATCGACAGCGCGCGGGATGGCAAACGCGTCACCATTGCAGCCTAG
- a CDS encoding sugar phosphate isomerase/epimerase family protein: MINPSKSIRIGTMISATKGGADRRIAQIAGMGFESFEPFFWQTTNGQDLADLGKRCVAAVGDRDITISTIGMFGNPLETTAIDEETLQGWRDCIDNAHHFGATCVAGFTGRLRGKPLTDSLPRYRKIWSELSKRAADKGVRIAFENCAMDGNWHTGDWNIAHNPDAWELIFNETPDDHIGLEWEPCHQMVYLIDPLPQIRKWASKIFHVHGKDATIRWDVIREHGIFGKEKFVFMRTPGFGDTNWTDVISELRLAGWSGSIDIEGWHDPVYRDDLEMTGQVHGLNYLKTCRGGDFVIDPV; the protein is encoded by the coding sequence TTGATCAACCCAAGCAAATCCATCCGTATTGGCACGATGATCTCTGCCACGAAGGGCGGTGCCGACAGGCGTATCGCCCAGATCGCGGGCATGGGCTTCGAGAGTTTCGAGCCCTTCTTCTGGCAAACGACGAATGGCCAGGACCTCGCCGACCTCGGCAAGCGTTGCGTGGCGGCGGTCGGCGATCGTGACATCACCATCTCCACGATCGGCATGTTCGGCAATCCGTTGGAGACGACCGCGATCGACGAAGAGACCTTGCAGGGCTGGCGAGACTGCATCGACAATGCCCACCACTTCGGCGCGACCTGCGTTGCCGGGTTCACCGGCCGCCTTCGCGGCAAGCCTTTGACCGACAGCCTGCCGCGTTACAGGAAAATCTGGTCCGAGCTGTCGAAACGTGCCGCCGACAAGGGCGTAAGGATTGCATTCGAGAACTGTGCCATGGACGGCAACTGGCATACCGGCGATTGGAACATCGCGCATAATCCGGATGCCTGGGAACTGATCTTCAACGAGACGCCAGACGACCACATCGGGCTCGAATGGGAGCCATGCCATCAAATGGTCTATCTGATCGATCCGCTGCCGCAGATCCGCAAATGGGCAAGCAAGATCTTCCACGTGCACGGCAAGGACGCGACCATCCGCTGGGACGTCATCCGTGAACACGGGATCTTCGGCAAAGAGAAATTCGTCTTCATGCGTACGCCCGGCTTTGGCGACACGAACTGGACCGACGTGATCTCCGAACTTCGGTTGGCTGGTTGGTCCGGCTCGATCGATATCGAAGGCTGGCATGACCCGGTCTATCGCGACGATCTGGAGATGACCGGCCAGGTTCACGGCCTGAATTACCTCAAAACGTGCCGGGGCGGCGACTTCGTCATCGATCCGGTCTGA
- a CDS encoding glycerate kinase type-2 family protein, whose protein sequence is MTFSDTSARDALRQMFDAAVTSADPVRVVSNHLPDPPKGRCIVIGAGKASAAMAAALDAAWSDVELSGLVVTRYGHAVPAGRIEIVEAAHPVPDAMSVEAATRILEKVRDLGPDDLVIALISGGGSALLVAPAGNMTLADKKEVNRMLLASGATISEMNTVRKQLSNIKGGRLAQAAYPARVVTLVISDVPGDNSSEIASGPTVSNETGVVEAREIVARYKLALPPEAIAVLDGGGSAAASAPINAETRLIASPSTALHAAAQVAQSHGIRPLILGDALEGEAREVGTVFAGIALSARDKGLPVAGPAVLLSGGETSVSLPKGSTGRGGRNTEFLLSLAIGLSGANSIWAIAGDTDGIDGLEDAAGAFVTPDTLTRLQQVGIAPRTALSQHDSYTAFKAIGDLVVTGPTLTNVNDIRAILIG, encoded by the coding sequence ATGACCTTTAGCGATACATCCGCCCGCGATGCGCTGCGTCAAATGTTCGACGCAGCGGTCACCAGCGCGGATCCGGTTAGAGTGGTGTCAAACCACCTGCCCGATCCGCCCAAGGGCCGCTGCATCGTGATCGGAGCCGGAAAGGCTTCGGCTGCGATGGCGGCGGCACTCGACGCCGCATGGAGCGACGTTGAACTTTCCGGACTAGTCGTGACGAGGTATGGCCATGCAGTTCCTGCCGGGCGCATCGAAATCGTCGAAGCGGCCCATCCGGTCCCCGACGCGATGAGCGTTGAGGCGGCGACACGTATCCTTGAGAAGGTCCGCGACCTTGGGCCGGACGATCTGGTCATTGCCCTGATTTCAGGCGGCGGTTCCGCTTTGCTGGTTGCTCCAGCCGGCAACATGACGTTGGCTGACAAGAAGGAGGTCAACCGGATGCTGCTTGCCAGCGGTGCGACGATCTCGGAGATGAACACCGTTCGAAAGCAGCTTTCAAACATAAAAGGCGGACGGCTCGCGCAGGCAGCATATCCTGCAAGGGTCGTCACGCTCGTGATCTCCGACGTGCCGGGCGACAACTCTTCCGAAATTGCCTCGGGACCCACTGTCTCCAACGAGACGGGCGTTGTCGAGGCTCGCGAAATCGTCGCGCGCTACAAACTCGCTCTTCCACCGGAAGCGATCGCCGTTCTCGACGGTGGCGGCTCCGCGGCGGCGAGCGCCCCGATTAACGCAGAAACGCGGCTGATAGCCTCACCGTCCACAGCCCTGCATGCGGCGGCACAAGTTGCGCAATCTCACGGGATCCGCCCCTTGATCCTTGGCGATGCGCTTGAGGGAGAAGCGAGAGAAGTCGGTACAGTCTTTGCCGGCATCGCGCTCTCCGCGCGCGACAAGGGCTTACCGGTTGCGGGACCAGCCGTGCTCCTGTCGGGCGGAGAAACGTCCGTGTCCTTGCCGAAAGGCTCGACCGGACGTGGCGGCCGCAACACCGAATTCCTGCTGAGCCTTGCGATTGGCTTGAGTGGTGCAAATTCGATCTGGGCAATTGCCGGAGACACAGACGGTATCGACGGTCTCGAGGACGCTGCGGGTGCTTTCGTCACTCCTGACACCCTTACCCGTCTGCAGCAAGTCGGCATTGCTCCGCGCACCGCGCTTTCACAACATGACAGCTACACCGCATTCAAGGCGATTGGCGACCTTGTCGTCACCGGGCCAACACTCACAAACGTCAATGACATACGCGCAATCCTGATCGGATAG
- a CDS encoding carbohydrate ABC transporter permease has product MSNVSRDRLLLAIAIILAGLYLFPLYWMYITTIKSGSEMFATPPTFWPSDPQWQIFGNVWQSRNMGRYIWNSLVIACGAVSVITVLGVGCAYVLARYRNIWIDIGLFLILMLQVLPASLMVTPIFVGFSQVGLLNYPRLAVILAIAAKSMPFFVVLVRATFMSVPQELEEAALVDGNSRVGAFFNIVLPLARNGILVSAILIFMQAFGEFVYSKSMIQAVELQPASVGLNSFMGPNTNEWNNIMAYAAIYVTPILAIFVLLQRRIVSGLTSGALK; this is encoded by the coding sequence ATGAGCAACGTATCCCGGGATCGCCTGCTTCTCGCAATCGCGATCATTCTCGCCGGCCTTTATCTGTTCCCACTCTACTGGATGTACATCACCACGATCAAATCGGGGTCGGAGATGTTTGCCACTCCGCCGACCTTCTGGCCGAGCGATCCCCAGTGGCAAATCTTCGGCAACGTGTGGCAGAGCCGGAACATGGGCCGGTACATCTGGAACTCCTTGGTCATCGCCTGCGGAGCGGTCAGCGTCATCACCGTGCTTGGTGTTGGCTGCGCCTACGTGCTGGCGCGCTATCGCAACATCTGGATCGATATCGGGCTCTTCCTCATCCTCATGTTGCAGGTCCTTCCGGCGTCGCTGATGGTGACGCCGATTTTCGTGGGCTTTTCGCAAGTTGGGTTGCTCAACTATCCGCGGCTTGCCGTCATCCTGGCGATTGCGGCCAAGAGCATGCCGTTCTTCGTCGTCCTGGTGCGCGCGACCTTCATGAGCGTGCCACAGGAACTGGAGGAAGCAGCCCTTGTCGACGGCAACTCCAGGGTCGGCGCATTCTTCAATATCGTCCTGCCGCTCGCACGCAACGGCATCCTCGTCAGTGCGATCCTGATTTTCATGCAGGCCTTTGGCGAGTTCGTCTATTCGAAATCGATGATCCAGGCCGTCGAGCTGCAACCGGCAAGCGTGGGGTTGAACTCCTTCATGGGGCCAAACACCAATGAATGGAACAATATCATGGCCTACGCGGCGATCTACGTGACGCCGATCCTCGCCATTTTCGTCCTCCTGCAACGCCGCATCGTCTCTGGTCTTACCTCGGGAGCGCTCAAATGA
- a CDS encoding ABC transporter ATP-binding protein has translation MNAQIELRNVNKYYGAYHALKDIELSIRKGSFTALVGPSGCGKSTLLRSLAGLESISSGTLKIAGEVMNAVPPRKRDVAMVFQSYALYPHMTVEENLTYSLRIRGVAKAERKKAAHEVAAVTGLTHLLARYPRELSGGQRQRVAMSRAIIRHPKAFLFDEPLSNLDAALRVHMRKEIRALHDRLGATSVYVTHDQVEAMTMADHVVIMRDGVIEQQGSPLELYDRPANKFVAGFIGSPAMNFLPAVGGPDGRSIILDVGTKQTIALNRTVQPGQALSVGLRPEHIELAAADEGILSAPVAMIESTGATCFLTMATTPELSVVFNGRSVARAGDRVGLSFAPGSMHLFDADTQRRLAD, from the coding sequence ATGAATGCCCAGATCGAACTAAGGAACGTCAACAAGTATTATGGTGCCTACCATGCGCTGAAGGACATCGAGCTTTCGATCCGCAAAGGCAGCTTTACAGCTCTCGTCGGTCCGTCAGGTTGCGGGAAGTCGACGTTGTTGCGGTCTCTGGCGGGCCTGGAGAGCATATCGTCCGGTACGCTCAAGATCGCTGGCGAGGTGATGAATGCAGTGCCGCCGCGCAAGCGCGATGTGGCGATGGTGTTCCAGTCCTACGCGCTCTATCCGCACATGACGGTTGAGGAAAACCTGACTTATAGCCTACGCATCAGGGGCGTTGCCAAGGCCGAACGCAAGAAGGCGGCACATGAAGTTGCCGCCGTCACCGGGCTCACGCATCTCCTGGCGCGCTACCCGCGCGAGCTTTCCGGGGGTCAGCGGCAACGCGTAGCGATGAGCCGGGCGATTATCCGGCACCCAAAGGCGTTCCTGTTCGACGAGCCGCTCTCCAATCTTGATGCCGCACTTCGCGTTCATATGCGCAAAGAAATCCGCGCGCTGCACGATCGGCTGGGCGCCACGTCGGTCTATGTCACGCACGATCAGGTGGAAGCGATGACAATGGCGGACCATGTCGTCATCATGCGTGACGGCGTCATCGAACAACAGGGCAGTCCGCTTGAGCTTTATGACCGGCCGGCTAACAAGTTCGTGGCCGGCTTCATTGGATCTCCTGCCATGAATTTCCTGCCCGCGGTCGGCGGTCCGGACGGACGCTCGATCATCCTCGATGTCGGTACCAAACAAACGATCGCCCTTAACCGGACGGTGCAGCCAGGACAGGCCTTGAGCGTCGGCTTGCGTCCGGAGCATATCGAACTTGCGGCAGCCGATGAGGGCATTCTCTCAGCACCAGTGGCAATGATCGAATCGACCGGTGCGACGTGCTTTCTGACAATGGCAACCACGCCCGAGCTGTCGGTGGTCTTCAATGGCCGATCGGTCGCAAGAGCAGGCGACCGGGTCGGACTGAGCTTTGCTCCCGGCAGCATGCATCTTTTCGATGCCGATACCCAGCGCCGCCTTGCCGATTGA
- a CDS encoding ABC transporter substrate-binding protein, whose protein sequence is MAIRGSAILGALALAGVSLFGLTAKAEDVTISVWSLDRDIQPAPNLISDFNKLNTGIKVEYRQIQFDDVVSEAMRAYSTGQAPDIIAIDNPEHALFSSRGAFLDLTDMIAKSTVVKTSTYFPGPLASTMWDGKNYGLPKATNTIALYYNKDMFKTKGLDPSKPPQTWDELVDAARKLTDPAANVYGIAFSAKANEEGTFQFLPWAQMAGGGYEHINSDGAVKALDIWKTIITEKLASPDTLTRGQWDSTGTFNSGNAAMVISGPWELDRMVKEAKFDWGVALLPVPELGAERSSAMGDFNWAIFSNTQHPAEAFKVLEYFVSQDDRMFKDFGQLPARSDIAIPETGVPLKDAALKVFNEQLKYAKPRGPHPEWPKISKAIQDAIQAALTGQMSSKEALDQAAEKIKAVLG, encoded by the coding sequence ATGGCTATCCGCGGATCCGCAATCCTGGGCGCGCTCGCCCTTGCAGGTGTCTCTCTATTCGGCCTCACCGCCAAGGCGGAGGATGTCACGATCAGCGTCTGGTCGCTCGATCGCGATATTCAACCCGCACCGAACTTGATTTCGGACTTCAACAAGCTGAACACTGGCATCAAGGTGGAGTACCGCCAGATCCAGTTTGACGACGTCGTCAGCGAGGCGATGCGCGCCTATTCGACCGGGCAGGCACCCGACATCATCGCTATCGACAATCCTGAGCATGCGCTTTTTTCGTCGCGCGGCGCGTTCCTCGATCTCACCGATATGATCGCCAAGTCGACGGTGGTCAAGACGTCGACCTATTTCCCTGGCCCGCTCGCCTCCACCATGTGGGATGGCAAGAATTACGGTCTTCCCAAGGCCACGAACACGATTGCGCTCTACTACAACAAGGACATGTTCAAGACGAAGGGCCTCGATCCTTCCAAGCCGCCGCAAACCTGGGACGAACTCGTCGATGCGGCTCGCAAGCTGACGGACCCTGCGGCCAACGTTTATGGGATCGCGTTTTCAGCTAAGGCGAACGAGGAGGGGACCTTCCAGTTTCTCCCCTGGGCCCAAATGGCCGGTGGTGGCTACGAGCACATCAATTCGGATGGCGCCGTCAAGGCGCTCGACATCTGGAAGACCATCATTACGGAGAAGCTGGCGTCGCCGGACACGCTCACCCGCGGACAGTGGGATTCGACCGGTACCTTCAACTCCGGCAACGCCGCCATGGTCATCTCCGGTCCGTGGGAGCTCGACCGGATGGTCAAGGAGGCGAAGTTCGACTGGGGTGTCGCTCTGTTGCCCGTGCCTGAGCTCGGTGCGGAGCGTTCATCGGCCATGGGCGATTTCAACTGGGCGATATTCTCCAACACGCAACACCCTGCCGAAGCGTTCAAGGTGCTCGAGTACTTCGTCTCGCAGGACGATCGCATGTTCAAGGACTTCGGCCAGCTTCCCGCCCGTTCCGACATCGCTATTCCGGAGACTGGCGTGCCGCTCAAGGACGCGGCCCTTAAGGTCTTCAATGAGCAGTTGAAATACGCAAAGCCGCGCGGCCCGCACCCGGAATGGCCGAAGATCTCAAAGGCAATCCAGGATGCAATCCAGGCAGCGTTGACGGGACAGATGAGCTCGAAGGAAGCACTCGACCAGGCTGCTGAAAAGATAAAGGCAGTCCTGGGCTAA
- a CDS encoding LysR family transcriptional regulator: MELEQLRCFVAVAEELHFGRAAQKTGMLPASLGRHIRLLEESLRTQLLSRTTRSVSLTDDGVSLLQEVRPLLGRLDEVAEKFRAARHRPSAILRIGAIDSAAAGLLPLLLQDFREAAPDVITQIIEDKSVRLIPKLLAGRLDLVLIRPRDGISRTLNVQLLFHETAVVAVPMGSALAGRSEITVQDLAEEPLIVPERRSRPHSHDLTMGLFADFDMRPRVAQIADEKQTIINLVAAGIGSAIVPRWTSKLAVSGVSYIPLAHPSGSPMHRLPLSAAWMKAVRDPLRDTMLALLQHNVARYAEFA; encoded by the coding sequence GTGGAACTCGAACAGCTCAGGTGTTTTGTCGCGGTCGCCGAAGAACTGCACTTTGGAAGAGCTGCCCAGAAGACGGGCATGCTGCCTGCTTCGCTCGGCCGGCACATCCGGTTACTGGAAGAATCTTTGCGAACGCAGTTGTTGAGTAGAACAACCCGAAGCGTGAGCCTGACCGATGACGGCGTGTCGCTTTTGCAAGAAGTGCGGCCGCTCCTGGGGCGGCTTGACGAAGTTGCCGAAAAATTTCGTGCAGCCCGACACAGGCCGTCCGCCATACTGCGCATCGGCGCGATCGATAGTGCTGCCGCCGGTCTCTTACCGTTGCTCTTGCAGGATTTTCGGGAGGCGGCGCCTGATGTCATCACCCAGATCATTGAAGACAAGTCTGTCCGGCTTATTCCGAAACTGCTGGCCGGGCGCCTCGACCTTGTTTTGATCCGTCCTCGCGATGGGATCAGCCGCACTCTGAATGTGCAGTTGCTGTTTCATGAAACGGCAGTTGTTGCGGTACCAATGGGGAGTGCTCTTGCTGGACGGTCTGAAATTACCGTCCAGGATCTGGCGGAAGAGCCATTGATCGTGCCAGAACGCCGCTCGCGACCGCACAGTCATGACCTCACAATGGGATTGTTCGCGGACTTTGACATGCGTCCCCGCGTCGCACAAATAGCCGATGAAAAGCAGACGATAATCAATCTGGTTGCCGCCGGAATCGGGTCCGCCATCGTTCCACGCTGGACCTCGAAACTTGCTGTGTCAGGTGTGAGCTACATCCCGCTCGCTCATCCATCGGGATCGCCGATGCATCGACTACCCCTCTCAGCCGCCTGGATGAAAGCGGTGCGAGATCCGTTGCGCGACACGATGCTCGCGTTGTTGCAGCACAATGTCGCGCGATACGCGGAATTTGCGTGA
- a CDS encoding carbohydrate ABC transporter permease — MKRLLSSIIDGRGFDIGLVSLPLAFLLTLSGLPLLYNIAMSFQEVDMFSLGSFWRPFVGLKNYRDLFAQPETWPILANTATFVVASIAGQFLVGFGLALFFWTNFPGASWVRGLFLVSWVMPGLVVGAIWNWILSGDFGVLNFMLRETGLIDSNIFWRSDPGYSLWAVIIANIWLGTSFNMILMSVGLSAIPRDLYEASELDGANVWQRFWTITLPMMRSSVGAIIALGLIFTLQQFDLFASITSGGPNNASNVTQYWAWDLSFRQYDFAKGATISVIMIVFVMIASVVYVRSTRHEVRG, encoded by the coding sequence ATGAAACGCCTTCTATCCAGCATCATCGACGGCCGCGGCTTCGATATCGGCCTCGTGAGCCTGCCGCTCGCCTTCCTGCTAACCCTGTCCGGCCTGCCACTGCTCTACAACATCGCCATGAGCTTCCAGGAGGTGGACATGTTCAGCCTCGGCAGCTTCTGGCGCCCGTTCGTCGGTCTCAAGAACTACCGCGATCTCTTCGCCCAGCCGGAAACCTGGCCGATCCTGGCCAATACCGCGACTTTCGTCGTCGCCTCGATCGCCGGTCAGTTCCTCGTCGGCTTTGGACTGGCGCTGTTCTTTTGGACAAATTTTCCAGGCGCCTCGTGGGTGCGGGGTCTGTTTCTGGTTTCCTGGGTGATGCCTGGCCTCGTGGTTGGCGCGATCTGGAATTGGATCCTGTCGGGCGATTTTGGCGTGCTCAACTTCATGCTGCGGGAAACAGGCCTCATCGACAGCAATATTTTCTGGCGCTCGGATCCCGGTTACTCGCTCTGGGCCGTCATCATCGCGAATATCTGGCTCGGTACCTCCTTCAACATGATCCTGATGTCCGTCGGTCTGTCGGCCATTCCGCGGGACCTTTATGAGGCGTCCGAATTGGATGGTGCCAATGTCTGGCAACGCTTCTGGACGATCACGCTGCCGATGATGCGCTCGTCCGTAGGGGCCATCATCGCGCTCGGGCTCATTTTCACGCTGCAGCAGTTCGATCTTTTCGCCTCGATCACGTCCGGAGGGCCGAACAATGCCTCCAACGTCACGCAATACTGGGCCTGGGATCTGTCTTTCCGGCAGTACGATTTCGCCAAGGGCGCGACGATCTCGGTGATCATGATCGTCTTTGTGATGATCGCTTCTGTCGTCTACGTGCGTTCGACACGACATGAGGTGCGCGGATGA